The Penicillium digitatum chromosome 6, complete sequence genome has a window encoding:
- a CDS encoding Sugar transporter — protein MGANPISNSGNSVPDDRLTALLPSDGIPWWKQRHLLRLNLIIISLVLYSSANGYDGSLMNGLEALDQWKDFMDHPTGAWLGWINAIYWLGCGVGYPSAAWIANRYGRKPGVYVGYSFLALGTALQTAAPNDKAFLLARLFLGVASALFGNAVPLLINEIAYPTHRGILNCLFMSGWYVGGTVAAWVVFASRTYSSHWSWRLPSLLQALVPLVALPGFFFAPESPRWLVSVDREEEARKILIKYHAAGDASSPLVNYEFQEILSTIRAEREASNNGSYAEMFKTPGNRRRLMISITLGMFAQWVGNGVISYYLALILTSIGMTKVRDQTLISACLQMWDLVFAAIGAVLIDRLGRRPLFMASAVIMLVSYVLVTALSGSFATTGDSATGAAVIPFLFIFFAGYCVALTPFLTSYPCEIWPFRLRSRGLTVTWLATIVGMFFNTFVNPIALDAIAWKYYIVFIVVLIVFGITAYFFYPETKGYSLEQIAVIFDGPDALVGSGAEKTPVGILDDSKTGSSTVHNEMA, from the exons ATGGGGGCCAATCCCATAAGTAACTCTGGTAACTCTGTTCCAGATGACCGTTTGACTGCTCTCCTCCCATCAGATGGCATTCCTTGGTGGAAGCAGCGGCATCTTCTACGTCTTaacctcatcatcatctcttTGGTGTTGTACTCATCGGCCAACGGATATGATGGATCCTTGATGAATGGTCTTGAAGCCCTCGACCAGTGGAAAGATTTCATGGACCATCCAACCGGCGCTTGGCTTGGATGGATCAATGCAATCTACTGGCTCGGATGTGGTGTTGGATACCCATCTGCTGCTTGGATTGCCAATCGCTACGGACGTAAGCCAGGAGTTTACGTGGGATATAGCTTCCTTGCTCTCGGCACAGCCCTCCAGACAGCGGCCCCAAATGACAAGGCATTCTTACTAGCCCGTCTGTTCTTGGGGGTTGCCTCTGCACTATTCGGAAACGCTGTTCCCCTCCTGATCAACGAAATTGCCTACCCGACCCACCGTGGGATCCTCAATTGTCTCTTCATGTCGGGATGGTACGTTGGTGGAACAGTCGCGGCTTGGGTGGTCTTTGCTTCACGGACATACTCATCTCACTGGTCCTGGCGACTTCCATCACTCCTGCAAGCGCTGGTGCCGCTTGTTGCTTTGCCCGGATTTTTCTTCGCCCCCGAGAGCCCTCGGTggttggtttcggttgaCCGGGAAGAGGAAGCGCGTAAAATACTTATAAAATACCATGCTGCGGGCGATGCTTCCTCGCCTTTGGTCAACTACGAATTCCAGGAGATCCTCTCCACTATCAGGGCAGAGAGGGAGGCAAGCAATAACGGTTCCTATGCAGAGATGTTCAAGACACCTGGTAATCGTCGTCGCTTGATGATTTCTATCACCTTGGGAATGTTTGCCCAATGGGTTGGTAACGGTGTGATTTCATACTACCTTGCCCTAATCTTGACATCCATTGGAATGACCAAAGTTCGAGACCAGACTCTCATTTCCGCCTGCCTTCAGATGTGGGACCTGGTATTCGCTGCAATTGGAGCCGTTTTGATTGATCGGCTAGGACGCCGCCCACTTTTCATGGCCTCGGCCGTGATCATGTTGGTGAGTTATGTGCTTGTCACAGCTCTTTCAGGGTCCTTCGCGACGACAGGCGATTCTGCAACCGGTGCTGCCGTCATCCCTTTCCTGTTCATTTTCTTCGCAGGATATTGTGTTGCGCT GACTCCCTTCCTCACCTCCTATCCCTGCGAAATCTGGCCCTTCCGCCTCCGATCCCGCGGTCTCACCGTTACATGGCTTGCCACGATTGTTGGCATGTTTTTCAACACCTTCGTCAATCCCATTGCATTGGATGCCATTGCATGGAAATACTACATCGTGTTCATTGTGGTGCTCATCGTATTCGGTATTACGGCATACTTTTTCTACCCCGAAACCAAAGGCTACTCGCTGGAACAAATCGCCGTGATCTTCGACGGCCCAGATGCTCTGGTGGGAAGTGGTGCGGAAAAGACTCCGGTGGGTATTCTCGATGATTCAAAGACTGGCTCGTCGACCGTTCATAACGAAATGGCTTAA
- a CDS encoding Riboflavin biosynthesis protein Rib7, putative, whose translation MCSAPRDALEFSDSDRGFLEPHLPPQDSSAAQSDLPFTTLTFATSLDSSLALSPGTRTVLSGPQSKAMTHYLRSRHDGILIGVGTAVADDPGLNCRITGVGGYGQDGLNGQPRPVVIDPTARWNFSDDSKLFQLCREGRGRAPWIITAVGNPSAEKQSLLEKYGGRFISVKMVRLHTGRHQIDWPDLLVTLKSNGLGSVMIEGGGQVIKSLLSPLYMSLLDSVIITIAPTWLGEGGVVVSPARRFDEDGNAISAARLKNVKWYPFGEDVVLCGQVKLCD comes from the coding sequence ATGTGCTCAGCACCTAGAGATGCATTGGAGTTTTCAGATTCAGACAGGGGCTTCTTGGAGCCCCATCTGCCCCCACAAGATAGCTCGGCAGCTCAGTCTGATCTCCCCTTCACAACACTCACATTCGCGACCTCGCTTGACTCTTCTCTTGCTCTTTCCCCTGGTACACGTACGGTGCTTTCAGGGCCCCAGTCCAAGGCAATGACTCACTACCTACGATCCCGTCATGATGGAATTCTTATCGGCGTTGGTACCGCAGTTGCAGACGACCCCGGTCTCAACTGTCGAATCACAGGAGTTGGGGGTTATGGCCAAGATGGCCTCAATGGCCAGCCTAGACCAGTTGTCATTGATCCAACTGCCCGATGGAATTTTTCAGATGACAGTAAGCTGTTCCAACTTTGCAGAGAGGGCCGTGGCCGTGCCCCATGGATCATCACTGCAGTTGGAAACCCGAGCGCCGAGAAGCAATCATTGCTGGAAAAGTATGGCGGAAGATTTATCTCGGTTAAAATGGTAAGATTGCATACCGGCCGACATCAGATCGACTGGCCTGATTTGCTTGTCACTTTGAAATCGAACGGCCTTGGGAGCGTGATGATAGAGGGTGGCGGCCAGGTCATCAAATCCCTTTTGAGCCCACTTTACATGTCCTTGCTGGACAGTGTAATTATTACCATTGCTCCCACGTGGCTGGGTGAAGGTGGCGTGGTCGTCTCCCCTGCTAGGCGCTTTGACGAGGATGGAAATGCCATCTCCGCAGCAAGATTGAAGAATGTCAAATGGTACCCATTTGGCGAAGATGTCGTTCTTTGCGGGCAGGTCAAGCTCTGTGACTGA
- a CDS encoding terpenoid synthase-like protein, with product MADQISDDYAENLDPEIYANNPAYSSLFNPYIHKQTIIADHVSVQCHIDLNGIDAVGSKFGNLNAHAGNFTSLCAPNCLPERLALVAYTVEYAFLHDDETDNAADQESLSLENEMLHQAINQSGMTSVSTRISPKAQRKAEVQAKIAAEYLRLDPVFGEWFLNAWQTFTASVQDVRSLEFPTLDDYLAFRIVDAAADWTLYNFRWGSGITLTADEEKIADPMSYIAYAELCLVNDLFSWDKEYAAHVKSHGDVPLVNAVHIVAVTQGLTHCAAKAVVQAEIRAHEERFCFLKEQYEATSSPSESILRWLRLLEHSMAGNWVWSLCVPRYFKVDRNPYTDHLAKFGSDAVRVLTPKMEHKHDIQDNHQVLLKDPSRKTAAEIDVLAKYSPGDPKIDEPVLNPYTYINSLPSKNVRQTLIAALNSWYKVPKKSLLIIEGAVNFLHNSSLLLDDVQDGSVLRRGKPVAHQIFGVGQTINTATYLMNEALSLIQMLSPSAVSIYTDEMRNLQLGQGRDLHWSYHTHVPTPAQYTSMVDGKTGGLFRLISRLMRSEATMNSDLDISQFVTLLGRHFQIRDDYQNLQSEDYTKNKGFCDDLDEGKLSFPVILSMQPPGFSNTALTSVFKGSRKGEILSPEMKQYVLEEITARGAFTETKAVLRKLHVELLRLLVETEKLAGGIENWALRLLIMKLDLGDEMKKIAHKSEPAWKINQRRAWKGGQKNGRPIDKACFLRAMEEATQCEDI from the exons ATGGCCGATCAAATATCCGACGACTATGCGGAGAACCTTGATCCCGAAATCTACGCTAACAATCCGGCGTACAGCTCTCTCTTTAACCCATATATTCACAAGCAAACCATCATCGCCGATCATGTCTCGGTCCAATGCCATATAGACCTCAATGGGATTGATGCTGTCGGTTCGAAGTTCGGCAATCTAAATGCACATGCTGGTAACTTTACTTCATTATGTGCGCCAAATTGCCTACCCGAAAGATTGGCACTTGTCGCGTACACTGTGGAATATGCATTCCTTCATGATG ATGAAACGGATAATGCTGCAGATCAAGAGTCT TTGTCCCTCGAAAACGAGATGCTTCACCAGGCTATTAATCAAAGCGGCATGACTTCTGTATCGACTCGAATTTCACCAAAAGCACAACGCAAAGCCGAGGTCCAGGCCAAGATCGCGGCCGAGTACTTGCGTCTTGACCCCGTTTTCGGCGAATGGTTCCTTAATGCTTGGCAAACATTCACTGCGTCAGTACAAGACGTGAGGAGTCTTGAATTTCCTACTCTGGATGACTACTTGGCGTTCAGAATAGTTGATGCAGCAGCAGA CTGGACCCTCTATAATTTTCGATGGGGATCAGGCATCACTCTCACTGCCGACGAAGAGAAAATTGCCGACCCCATGAGCTACATCGCTTATGCAGAACTTTGCCTGGTAAACGACTTGTTCTCTTGGGACAAAGAATATGCCGCTCATGTCAAAAGCCATGGGGACGTGCCTTTGGTTAACGCAGTACATATTGTTGCAGTTACACAGGGTCTGACGCACTGCGCGGCAAAGGCAGTTGTTCAGGCTGAGATCCGAGCACACGAAGAGCgattttgttttttgaaAGAACAATACGAGGCTACATCTAGCCCATCAGAGTCAATTCTTCGCTGGTTAAGGCTGCTCGAGCACTCAATGGCTGGAAACTGGGTTTGGAGTCTGTGTGTTCCTCGTTACTTCAAGGTTGACCGGAATCCTTATACGGATCACCTTGCAAAGTTTGGCAGTGACGCCGTGCGAGTTCTCACACCCAAAATGGAGCATAAACACGACATTCAAGACAATCATCAGGTCTTGCTGAAAGATCCCAGCCGAA AAACAGCAGCAGAGATTGATGTCCTGGCCAAGTACTCCCCTGGAGATCCCAAAATTGACGAG CCCGTGTTAAATCCCTACACCTACATCAACTCACTACCTTCTAAGAATGTGAGACAGACATTAATAGCGGCTCTGAACTCATGGTACAAAGTGCCCAAGAAATCCCTACTGATCATAGAAGGCGCAGTGAATTTCCTGCATAACTCATCGTTATT ACTCGATGACGTTCAAGATGGAAGTGTTCTCAGACGCGGAAAGCCAGTGGCGCATCAGATATTTGGCGTTGGCCAAACAATCAACACTGCGACATATTTGATGAATGAAGCTTTGTCTCTTATCCAGATGCTTTCACCATCTGCGGTTTCGATTTACACAG ATGAAATGCGTAACCTACAACTTGGACAGGGACGCGATCTCCACTGGAGTTATCACACGCATGTACCAACCCCTGCACAGTATACCAGCATGGTTGATGGCA AAACTGGTGGCTTGTTCCGGCTTATCAGCCGCTTGATGAGATCAGAGGCGACGATGAATAG TGACTTAGATATAAGTCAGTTCGTAACCTTGCTTGGAAGACACTTCCAAATCCGAGATGATTACCAGAACCTTCAAAGCGAAGAT TACACTAAAAACAAGGGCTTTTGCGATGATCTCGACGAAGGAAAATTATCTTTCCCGGTTATCTTATCAATGCAACCACCAGGCTTCTCCAACACAGCGTTGACAAGCGTGTTTAAGGGTTCCCGGAAGGGCGAAATCTTGTCACCGGAGATGAAACAGTACGTGCTAGAGGAGATCACTGCTCGGGGAGCTTTTACCGAAACGAAAGCTGTATTGAGAAAATTGCATGTTGAACTGCTACGCCTCCTCGTGGAGACTGAAAAGCTAGCCGGTGGTATCGAAAACTGGGCGCTACGATTGCTGATCATGAAGCTTGATCTCGGCGATGAGATGAAAAAGATCGCACACAAGAGTGAACCTGCCTGGAAGATCAACCAGCGACGGGCATGGAAAGGAGGTCAGAAGAATGGGCGGCCTATTGACAAGGCTTGCTTTTTGAGGGCTATGGAAGAGGCGACTCAGTGCGAAGACATCTAG
- a CDS encoding Fungal transcriptional regulatory protein, N-terminal, translated as MSDPHTLLPGSQSILVIRDREKRKRTSTSKVRTGCVTCKSRHKKCDETRPSCLTCLRVGRVCEGYTALPDKRTREVRNARTMRSGDALNIVHVGQQQAQSAGLVYVLDGSQVGLSRMERDYLYSFRSYTASQCAGYHFDPFWQVLVHQVSESCPEVRHAAIGIGALHRRFSNPGSNRHDNFPMRQSTKAIACLRKAMMEGDQSDPSVTEKILVACVVLVTFALFQGDVDAVRCHLQAGTKLLWEWRKKTTKSPVASVLLHTFIQLHIHWASATRLQDYLAGGYPYLQELIHENLVDISAHADELSKSTMLVSVQCWALMFSDPVSLDPQTTNLSRGFTWDTPANKVHRLKTQVEECSALHRRAISPTKLRAFMIVQMQIEMIQIVLASTKFSGSETEWDPLFPHFKRVVDKAEVLLSNFNYLPDPLFSVKEGFLGSLMFCGLKCRDWTVRQKVLAICQKYNRREGMFSTAEAALLLKKVYDLESAGILPGAYIPESARIPLAYIAEYPNLSKFTTKCLIRYRDRDGNWYSELLSP; from the exons ATGTCAGATCCACATACCCTTTTGCCTGGGAGCCAATCAATCTTGGTGATACGCGATcgggagaagagaaaaaggacTAGCACATCAAAGGTCCGCACAGGGTGTGTGACCTGCAA ATCTCGTCATAAAAAATGTGATGAAACTCGACCCTCTTGTCTTACGTGCCTTCGTGTCGGACGTGTATGTGAAGGCTATACGGCGCTACCCGATAAAAGAACCCGCGAAGTGCGAAATGCGCGCACCATGAGGAGTGGTGATGCTCTAAACATTGTGCATGTGGGTCAGCAACAAGCTCAATCCGCTGGTTTGGTCTACGTGCTTGATGGGAGTCAAGTTGGCTTGTCGCGGATGGAACGTGACTATTTGTATTCATTCCGGTCGTACACTGCTAGCCAGTGCGCTGGGTATCACTTCGACCCATTCTGGCAGGTTCTGGTTCATCAAGTCAGTGAATCTTGCCCCGAGGTCCGCCATGCTGCTATTGGTATCGGTGCCTTGCATCGTAGATTTTCCAACCCCGGTTCTAACCGGCATGACAACTTCCCAATGCGGCAGTCGACAAAGGCCATTGCCTGTCTTCGCAAGGCTATGATGGAAGGTGACCAATCGGATCCCTCGGTCACAGAAAAGATCCTGGTAGCTTGTGTTGTTTTGGTAACCTTCGCTTTATTCCAAGGCGATGTTGATGCAGTTCGCTGCCATCTGCAAGCTGGCACTAAACTCCTATGGGAGTGGAGAAAGAAAACCACCAAGAGCCCGGTTGCTTCGGTTTTATTACATACATTTATCCAGCTCCATATCCATTGGGCAAGCGCTACAAGACTCCAGGATTATCTCGCGGGAGGATATCCTTATCTTCAAGAACTGATTCATGAAAACCTCGTCGACATCTCTGCACATGCCGATGAACTATCAAAATCGACTATGCTGGTATCTGTTCAATGTTGGGCGTTAATGTTCAGTGATCCTGTATCGCTTGACCCACAGACCACGAATCTGTCGCGAGGATTCACCTGGGACACTCCCGCGAACAAGGTCCATCGATTGAAAACACAGGTGGAGGAATGTAGCGCTCTCCACAGAAGGGCTATATCCCCCACCAAGCTCCGTGCCTTCATGATCGTCCAGATGCAGATTGAGATGATACAAATTGTACTTGCATCCACAAAATTTTCAGGCTCTGAAACAGAATGGGACCCTCTCTTTCCCCATTTCAAACGTGTTGTTGACAAAGCAGAAGTGTTGCTGAGCAACTTCAATTACTTGCCCGACCCATTGTTTTCTGTCAAGGAAGGATTCTTGGGATCCCTCATGTTTTGTGGGCTCAAATGTCGGGACTGGACGGTTCGACAGAAAGTATTGGCCATCTGCCAAAAGTACAACCGACGAGAGGGAATGTTTTCTACCGCTGAAGCCGCGCTCCTATTGAAGAAAGTCTACGATTTGGAGTCTGCCGGGATTTTACCGGGAGCGTACATACCCGAGTCCGCTCGTATTCCCTTAGCATATATCGCGGAATATCCCAACCTTTCGAAATTTACCACCAAATGTCTCATCAGATATCGTGATAGGGACGGCAATTGGTACAGTGAATTGTTATCACCTTGA
- a CDS encoding transcription factor kayak: protein MAEGGSVPGWEQYSSHNQITRSAASQIGHPDAAALAHLSRAVYIPRHDRNATHLAIHDISTRYAAAKGTLPIGCTKYAVAIGVMPKPQGGEPDDTTVLYDVNFNHEKEEEAVVGLVRGRKSSSPSSGVKLEISPTEEEAAVLTTNGADESEIILDVTYPIPPSSTRNGIVKHPYFTFRVPDADVGSTTYQWQIHPSRIGRLRYTLVHRPAPQEKQQEPSDADIQAVYYHIGLDDSLYLPHSEGLLLLPAGRSSIGESIVWVETPEPQLQPTCGTCGFKYQSPTELKTYFDLSSTLFSKDHRHE from the exons ATGGCTGAAGGTGGGAGCGTCCCCGGTTGGGAACAGTATTCATCGCATAACCAAATCACCCGCTCTGCTGCCTCGCAAATTGGACATCCAGATGCCGCGGCTCTCGCTCACCTTTCACGTGCAGTCTATATCCCTCGTCACGACAGAAACGCAACTCACCTGGCCATCCATGACATCAGCACCCGGTATGCAGCTGCGAAGGGCACACTCCCCATCGGTTGTACCAAGTATGCGGTAGCCATAGGAGTCATGCCGAAACCGCAGGGTGGTGAACCAGATGATACGACCGTCTTGTACGATGTGAATTTTAAtcatgaaaaagaagaagaagcggtGGTAGGATTGGTGAGAGGCCgaaaatcgtcatctccgtCTTCTGGGGTAAAATT GGAAATTTCTCCCACCGAGGAGGAAGCAGCCGTCTTGACGACAAATGGCGCAGATGAAAGTGAGATAATACTCGACGTCACATACCCCATTCCCCCCTCATCAACCCGCAACGGCATCGTGAAGCACCCCTATTTCACCTTCCGTGTCCCAGATGCCGACGTTGGATCAACAACCTACCAATGGCAGATTCACCCCAGCCGGATCGGGCGCCTACGGTATACACTTGTCCACCGCCCGGCCCCACAGGAGAAGCAGCAAGAACCCAGCGATGCCGATATCCAGGCCGTATACTACCACATCGGACTCGACGACTCGTTGTACCTACCGCACAGCGAGGGCCTTCTGCTTCTTCCTGCTGGTCGGAGCTCCATTGGAGAAAGCATCGTG TGGGTTGAGACCCCCGAACCCCAACTCCAACCCACTTGTGGCACTTGTGGGTTCAAGTATCAAAGCCCAACCGAACTCAAAACCTATTTCGACCTATCCTCTACACTGTTTTCTAAA GACCATCGACATGAATAA
- a CDS encoding Beta-glucosidase — protein sequence MPFVDTVINEVDESFVRIANSDIEVILKQLTQDEKVALLTGEDFWHTVPIPRLGIPSIRVSDGPNGVRGTRFFSSVPAACLPCGTAIGATFDRDLAVEIGHLLAAEAKAKGAHVLLGPTINIARGPLGGRGFESYSEDPVLSGVLAGHYCRGLKQKKIGATLKHFVCNDQEHERMAVSSIVTDRALREIYLLPFQIAIALGGPDAIMTAYNKVNGVHAAENKTLLQDILRGEWGWDGLVMSDWFGTYSTSEAVVAGLDLEMPGPPRWRGAALSHAITSNKIPLAALNDRVRAVLKLVQKASKSGVPEHAPETQLNRPEDRALLRKIAAEAIVLLKNDDDILPLNKNKKVAVIGPNAKIATYCGGGSSALNPYYVVTPFDGISASALGGVEFAQGIYGHQMLPLLGKRLRTEDDLVGFTLSIFNDSPKLATRKPLEQRHETDSMIIFMDYDHPDLKKTWYADAEGYFIPEESGMYDFGLTVHGTAKLYVDGELLINNADIQRPGTSFFGSGTLEDTAALELQAGKKYKIHVQWGCGKTSTFRVPGVVDFGHGGFRFGACKRLSPQDGIAEAVEVASKVDQVILVAGLSAEWEAEGEDRAHMALPPYTDELISQVLDANPNTAVVIQSGTPVEMPWVHKAKSILHAWYGGNETGNGIADVVFGDVNPSAKLPLTFPRRLKDNPTFFNYRSEGGRVLYGEDVYVGYRYYDGLEVDPLFPFGHGLSYTTFKLSNLELIRDSDSVLQIKCKVQNTGPRTGAEVLQVYVAPVSPPIKRPAKELKEFRKCLLEPLSEEVVTIPLDLIRATSFWDEKSGSWCSHSGAYKIMVGTSSRGDFLESSLHLNETVFWSGSWEVTN from the exons ATGCCGTTTGTCGACACTGTGATCAATGAGGTGGACGAATCCTTTGTGAGGATCGCGAATTCTGACATTGAGGTTATCCTCAAACAACTCACACAAGATGAAAAAGTAGCGCTTTTGACAG GCGAGGACTTTTGGCATACCGTCCCCATACCTAGACTGGGTATCCCCTCGATCCGAGTTTCCGACGGTCCGAATGGAGTTCGGGGCACTCGCTTTTTCAGCAGCGTTCCTGCCGCATGCTTGCCATGTGGAACTGCGATCGGCGCAACATTTGATCGAGATCTCGCTGTTGAGATCGGACATCTGCTCGCcgcagaagcaaaagctaAAGGTGCACATGTTCTCCTTGGTCCAACCATCAATATCGCGCGAGGCCCACTGGGAGGAAGGGGTTTCGAGTCGTACTCGGAAGACCCGGTCCTATCTGGAGTTCTCGCGGGCCACTACTGCAGGGGATtgaaacagaagaaaatcGGCGCAACTCTCAAGCACTTTGTTTGCAATGACCAAGAGCATGAGCGTATGGCTGTCAGTTCCATCGTTACTGATCGAGCGCTGAGGGAAATTTATTTGCTCCCTTTCCAGATTGCGATCGCCCTTGGTGGCCCAGACGCAATAATGACCGCGTACAATAAGGTGAACGGTGTACATGCGGCTGAGAATAAGACCTTGTTACAGGACATTCTCCGCGGAGAATGGGGCTGGGATGGTTTGGTGATGAGTGACTG GTTCGGAACATACAGCACCTCCGAAGCTGTGGTGGCAGGTCTAGATCTGGAGATGCCCGGCCCTCCAAGATGGCGCGGTGCTGCCTTGTCACACGCGATCACATCCAACAAAATCCCACTTGCCGCGTTGAACGACCGGGTCAGAGCAGTTCTGAAACTCGTTCAAAAGGCAAGCAAATCAGGTGTCCCTGAGCATGCTCCAGAAACCCAGTTAAATCGACCTGAAGACCGAGCGCTACTGAGAAAGATTGCGGCGGAGGCGATCGTACTTCTTAAGAACGACGATGATATTCTCCCATTAAATAAGAACAAAAAGGTTGCGGTCATTGGGCCTAACGCCAAAATTGCCACCTACTGTGGAGGTGGCAGTTCGGCATTGAACCCATACTATGTTGTGACACCCTTTGATGGTATCTCGGCTTCAGCTTTAGGTGGTGTGGAGTTCGCACAAGGTATTTACGGCCATCAAATGCTGCCCCTGCTCGGCAAGCGTCTTCGTACCGAAGATGATCTGGTTGGATTTACCTTGAGCATTTTCAATGATTCACCAAAACTGGCGACCAGAAAGCCACTGGAACAACGGCACGAAACCGATTCGATGATTATTTTTATGGACTATGATCATCCGGATTTGAAAAAGACTTGGTATGCAGATGCAGAGGGCTACTTCATCCCCGAAGAGTCCGGAATGTACGACTTTGGTCTCACCGTTCATGGTACAGCAAAGCTATACGTTGACGGTGAGCTTCTCATCAATAATGCCGACATCCAACGACCAGGAACTAGCTTTTTTGGCAGCGGGACGTTGGAGGACACTGCAGCCTTGGAGTTACAGGCTGGCAAGAAATACAAGATCCATGTACAATGGGGTTGTGGCAAAACCAGCACCTTCAGAGTCCCTGGTGTGGTCGATTTTGGACACGGTGGATTCCGCTTTGGGGCATGCAAACGTCTCTCGCCCCAAGATGGTATCGCCGAGGCCGTGGAAGTGGCTTCAAAGGTCGACCAGGTAATCCTGGTTGCAGGGTTGAGCGCCGAATGGGAAGCAGAGGGCGAGGACAGGGCGCACATGGCCTTGCCGCCCTACACGGATGAGTTGATTTCGCAAGTGTTGGATGCAAACCCCAACACCGCTGTTGTCATTCAAAGTGGCACTCCAGTCGAGATGCCTTGGGTTCACAAAGCGAAAAGCATTCTCCACGCGTGGTATGGAGGAAATGAGACAGGCAATGGCATTGCTGATGTCGTATTCGGTGATGTGAATCCA TCCGCAAAGCTTCCTCTTACATTCCCTCGACGCCTGAAAGACAATCCCACCTTCTTCAATTACCGATCCGAGGGTGGCCGAGTTCTGTATGGAGAAGATGTATATGTTGGATATCGATACTACGATGGGCTGGAAGTTGATCCACTGTTCCCCTTTGGCCACGGACTTTCCTACACTACTTTCAAACTCTCAAATCTGGAGCTGATCAGAGATTCCGATAGCGTTTTGCAAATAAAGTGCAAGGTGCAAAACACGGGGCCCAGAACAGGTGCCGAGGTCCTCCAAGTATATGTGGCTCCTGTTTCTCCACCCATCAAGCGACCTGCCAAGGAACTCAAAGAGTTCCGCAAGTGTTTGCTGGAACCGTTGTCGGAAGAAGTCGTGACGATTCCGCTGGATCTGATTCGGGCAACAAGTTTCTGGGATGAGAAGAGCGGAAGTTGGTGCAGTCACAGTGGCGCCTACAAAATCATGGTTGGAACGAGCAGTCGCGGAGACTTCTTGGAAAGCTCACTGCATCTGAACGAGACTGTCTTTTGGTCTGGGAGTTGGGAGGTAACGAACTGA